One Setaria italica strain Yugu1 chromosome II, Setaria_italica_v2.0, whole genome shotgun sequence DNA segment encodes these proteins:
- the LOC101774664 gene encoding chaperonin-like RbcX protein 2, chloroplastic isoform X2, protein MAVAQAAAVAAPVVAAAAAAHTAACLPTACRRGTSRWALMPSRAPVGMVGGFRWLRRRAQTRARTRRGRARATGRARGLVVVAEFGGTYEDGFEDVHKNIINYFTYKATHTVLHQLYEMNPPSYTWLYNYITVCDPLDGDYFLRLLAKDLAERVMITRLHLYGKWIKKCDHAMMYERISKENLDIMRQRLLETVVWPTDDTSTGD, encoded by the exons ATGGCAGTCGCCCAGGCCGCAGCGGTCGCCGCGCCGGTggtggctgcggctgcggccgcgCACACTGCCGCCTGCCTTCCCACCGCATGCCGCCGGGGCACCTCGCGGTGGGCATTAATGCCGTCCCGGGCGCCGGTCGGGATGGTGGGCGGGTTCAGGTGGCTACGGCGGCGCGCGCAAACCCGGGCACGGACGCGGCGCGGCAGGGCACGGGccaccggccgcgcccgcggccTCGTGGTCGTGGCCGAGTTCGGCGGGACCTACGAGGACGGATTCGAAGACGTGCACAAG AATATCATCAACTACTTCACCTACAAGGCCACGCACACGGTCCTGCACCAGCTGTACGAGATGAATCCCCCGTCGTACACCTGGCTCTACAA CTACATTACCGTCTGCGATCCATTAGATGGCGATTATTTCCTTCGCTTGCTCGCAAAG GACCTGGCCGAGAGAGTGATGATCACACGCCTTCACCTGTACGGCAAATGGATCAAG AAATGCGACCACGCCATGATGTACGAGCGGATCTCTAAAGAGAACCTGGATATCATGCGCCAGAGGCTGCTGGAGACGGTGGTCTGGCCGACCGATGACACCAGCACCGGCGATTAA
- the LOC101774664 gene encoding chaperonin-like RbcX protein 2, chloroplastic isoform X1, with protein MAVAQAAAVAAPVVAAAAAAHTAACLPTACRRGTSRWALMPSRAPVGMVGGFRWLRRRAQTRARTRRGRARATGRARGLVVVAEFGGTYEDGFEDVHKNIINYFTYKATHTVLHQLYEMNPPSYTWLYNYITVCDPLDGDYFLRLLAKERQDLAERVMITRLHLYGKWIKKCDHAMMYERISKENLDIMRQRLLETVVWPTDDTSTGD; from the exons ATGGCAGTCGCCCAGGCCGCAGCGGTCGCCGCGCCGGTggtggctgcggctgcggccgcgCACACTGCCGCCTGCCTTCCCACCGCATGCCGCCGGGGCACCTCGCGGTGGGCATTAATGCCGTCCCGGGCGCCGGTCGGGATGGTGGGCGGGTTCAGGTGGCTACGGCGGCGCGCGCAAACCCGGGCACGGACGCGGCGCGGCAGGGCACGGGccaccggccgcgcccgcggccTCGTGGTCGTGGCCGAGTTCGGCGGGACCTACGAGGACGGATTCGAAGACGTGCACAAG AATATCATCAACTACTTCACCTACAAGGCCACGCACACGGTCCTGCACCAGCTGTACGAGATGAATCCCCCGTCGTACACCTGGCTCTACAA CTACATTACCGTCTGCGATCCATTAGATGGCGATTATTTCCTTCGCTTGCTCGCAAAG GAGAGGCAGGACCTGGCCGAGAGAGTGATGATCACACGCCTTCACCTGTACGGCAAATGGATCAAG AAATGCGACCACGCCATGATGTACGAGCGGATCTCTAAAGAGAACCTGGATATCATGCGCCAGAGGCTGCTGGAGACGGTGGTCTGGCCGACCGATGACACCAGCACCGGCGATTAA
- the LOC101775341 gene encoding zinc finger AN1 and C2H2 domain-containing stress-associated protein 16 → MGTPEFPNLGKHCSVGDCHQIDFLPFTCDRCDNVFCLQHRSYTTHQCPNANLKDVTVLICPLCAKGVRLNPSEDPNITWDTHVNTDCDPSNYQKVTKKKKCPVPGCREALTFSNTIRCKDCTKEHCLKHRFGPDHKCPGPRKVDSGFPFVNMLRRSQKVETRPNSSKNNSSSWWSSSLVNAATNFKSSAEAGMQKLSIATSQAFQKAKDGISADSSSSSSELVEECVHCPARFSTVGALIEHVEKSHQTNQQPSRGRVTIDVCPKCSKGFRDPVLLVEHVEREHGGTSRA, encoded by the exons ATGGGCACGCCGGAGTTCCCCAACCTGGGGAAGCACTGCAGCGTCGGCGACTGCCACCAGATCGACTTCCTCCCCTTCACCTGCGACCGCTGCGACAAC GTATTTTGCCTTCAGCACAGAAGTTATACGACACACCAGTGTCCAAATGCAAATCTGAAGGATGTTACTGTCCTCATCTGTCCACTCTGTGCTAAAGGGGTTCGCCTCAATCCAAGCGAAGACCCAAATATCACCTGGGATACTCATGTTAACACTGACTGTGATCCATCAAATTACCAGAAAgtaacaaagaaaaagaaatgccCTGTGCCCGGGTGCAGAGAGGCACTGACTTTTTCCAACACGATCAGATGCAAAGATTGCACCAAAGAACACTGCCTGAAGCATAGATTCGGGCCTGATCACAAGTGCCCAGGACCAAGAAAAGTGGATTCGGGCTTCCCCTTTGTAAATATGCTAAGGAGAAGTCAGAAAGTGGAGACACGTCCGAACAGCAGTAAGAACAATAGTTCTTCATGGTGGAGCTCCAGCCTTGTGAATGCAGCAACGAATTTCAAATCATCAGCTGAAGCTGGAATGCAGAAACTGAGCATCGCTACTAGCCAAGCCTTCCAGAAGGCTAAGGATGGGATCTCCgcagacagcagcagcagcagcagtgagcTTGTGGAGGAATGTGTTCATTGCCCAGCTAGATTTTCCACCGTGGGGGCCTTAATTGAACATGTCGAGAAATCCCACCAGACAAACCAGCAACCTAGTCGTGGCCGAGTGACAATTGATGTTTGCCCCAAGTGTAGCAAGGGGTTCCGAGATCCGGTGTTGCTAGTGGAGCATGTTGAGAGGGAGCATGGCGGAACGTCAAGAGCATAA
- the LOC101785207 gene encoding uncharacterized protein LOC101785207: protein MGALSPPDPMIPCASWRDWANLSDGPAGLIAERILADDVADYVSFRASCRPWRLCSTDPREHGVLDRRFHPCQWTMLRTKEGGPRYRRGFMNVTTGCCRYVDLPELRGHDVFGPTTEGLLVLLDRATFVVRLLNPITRQAADLPPATTVLSQSDLELTWLRKEDLLQVSGAGLADASTIAAHFPEIDTVAVAKPGDAQWTVVDRGECFLPAMSFAGRFYCATTRAVMVVETGADQPPRLAIAAELTRPFARIMWDTVHLVDNGGELTLVDRECKGSRSPRRYKVYRVDLAAREMVPVRGLGGRAVFIGSELALSVSPPAFPSISADTIYLGFDDLLTSFMDDSPIHLMDGTSEPRRFHHGTDNDYGPRRVDECLSWCVTGYCASTADNDDDEAAKQDRAAGPRRTPRQRRPNTKLAVSEWVRPQ from the coding sequence ATGGGTGCCCTGTCGCCTCCCGACCCGATGATTCCTTGCGCCTCCTGGAGGGACTGGGCCAATCTCAGTGATGGGCCCGCGGGGCTGATCGCCGAGCGCATCCTCGCCGACGACGTCGCCGACTACGTCTCCTTCCGCGCATCTTGCCGTCCGTGGCGGCTGTGTTCCACGGACCCGCGGGAGCACGGCGTCCTTGACCGTCGCTTCCACCCGTGCCAGTGGACCATGCTCAGGACAAAGGAGGGAGGCCCTCGATACCGCCGCGGCTTCATGAACGTCACCACCGGCTGCTGCAGATACGTGGACCTCCCGGAGCTCCGCGGGCACGACGTGTTCGGGCCCACCACGGagggcctcctcgtcctcctcgacaGGGCCACCTTCGTGGTCCGCCTGCTGAACCCGATCACCCGCCAGGCGGCCGAcctcccgccggccaccacggtGCTGAGCCAGAGCGATCTGGAGCTAACCTGGCTCAGAAAGGAGGATTTGTTGCAGGTGTCAGGCGCGGGCCTCGCCGACGCCTCCACGATCGCCGCCCATTTCCCGGAGATCGATACGGTTGCGGTCGCCAAGCCAGGCGATGCGCAGTGGACGGTGGTCGATCGCGGGGAATGCTTCTTACCAGCCATGTCTTTCGCCGGCCGCTTCTACTGCGCCACCACGAGGGCCGTGATGGTGGTGGAGACCGGCGCCGACCAGCCGCCGCGGCTGGCCATCGCCGCCGAGCTGACGAGGCCGTTCGCCAGGATAATGTGGGACACCGTGCATCTCGTGGACAACGGCGGGGAGCTGACGCTCGTGGACCGTGAATGCAAAGGCAGCCGGAGTCCCAGAAGATACAAGGTGTATCGGGTAGACTTGGCTGCGAGGGAGATGGTGCCCGTCCGTGGGCTCGGCGGACGCGCGGTGTTTATCGGCAGTGAACTGGCCCTTTCTGTCTCGCCTCCGGCGTTCCCCTCCATCAGCGCCGACACGATCTACTTGGGATTCGACGATCTGTTGACAAGTTTCATGGACGATAGCCCGATTCATCTCATGGATGGAACCTCCGAGCCTCGTCGATTCCACCATGGCACGGATAACGACTATGGACCTCGGCGTGTTGATGAGTGTCTATCATGGTGCGTGACGGGCTATTGTGCGAGCACCGctgacaacgacgacgacgaagctgCTAAACAAGACCGAGCAGCTGGGCCACGAAGGACGCCCAGGCAGCGAAGGCCCAATACCAAGTTAGCAGTCTCGGAATGGGTGAGGCCCCAATAG
- the LOC101775749 gene encoding xylose isomerase: MKGSKLLLLFLLASPLCLSAVIAAQQTCPADLDRKCEGGASDDWEGEFFPGIPKIKYEGPKSKNPLAYKWYNAEEVILGKKMKDWMRFSVAFWHTFRGTGADPFGAPTKAWPWEDGTNSLAMAKRRMRAHFEFMEKLGVDKWCFHDRDIAPDGKTLKETNANLDEIVELAKQLQDETNIKPLWGTAQLFLHPRYMHGAATSPEVQVYAYAAAQVKKALEVTHYLGGENYVFWGGREGYQTLLNTDMKRELDHLANFLQAAVDYKKKIGFNGTLLIEPKPQEPTKHQYDWDVATAFAFLQKYGLIGEFKINVECNHATLSGHSCHHELETARINGLLGNIDANTGDPQVGWDTDQFMTDIAEATLVMSTVVKNGGLAPGGFNFDAKLRRESTDVEDMFIAHISGMDTLARGLRNVAKLIEDGSLDELVRKRYQSFDSEIGALIEAGKGDFETLEKKVLEWGEPTVPSGKQELAEMLFQSAL; this comes from the exons ATGAAGGGCTCAAAGCTTTTGCTGCTGTTCCTGCTGGCGTCACCTTTGTGCCTATCTGCTGTG ATTGCTGCACAGCAAACTTGCCCTGCCGACCTCGATAGGAAATGCGAGGGTGGCGCTTCAGATGATTGGGAGGGGGAGTTCTTCCCTGGCATCCCAAAAATAAAGTATGAG GGTCCAAAAAGCAAGAACCCTCTTGCTTATAAGTGGTATAATGCAGAGGAAGTGATTCTTGGAAAGAAGATGAAG GATTGGATGCGCTTCAGTGTTGCATTCTGGCACACGTTCCGTGGTACCGGTGCTGATCCTTTTGGTGCCCCTACAAAGGCTTGGCCTTGGGAGGATGGCACAAATTCATTGGCCATGGCTAAGAGAAGAA TGAGAGCTCACTTTGAATTCATGGAGAAGCTGGGAGTTGACAAATGGTGCTTCCATGACCGAGATATTGCCCCAGATGGCAAAACTCTCAAA GAAACAAATGCTAACTTGGACGAGATAGTTGAGCTGGCAAAGCAGCTCCAG GATGAGACCAATATCAAGCCACTGTGGGGAACCGCACAACTCTTTTTGCATCCACGTTACATGCATGGAGCTGCTACTAG CCCAGAGGTTCAAGTATATGCTTATGCAGCTGCACAAGTTAAGAAAGCTTTGGAG GTCACTCACTACCTAGGTGGTGAAAACTATGTGTTTTGGGGTGGAAGAGAGGGGTACCAAACTCTTCTGAATACCGACATGAAGAGAGAACTTGACCATCTG GCCAACTTTCTTCAAGCTGCTGTTGACTACAAGAAGAAGATCGGATTTAATG GAACATTGTTGATAGAGCCTAAACCACAGGAACCAACAAAACACCA GTATGACTGGGATGTTGCAACTGCATTCGCTTTCCTACAGAAGTATGGTCTTATAG GAGAGTTCAAGATCAATGTCGAGTGCAACCATGCTACTCTATCTGGACatag CTGCCATCATGAACTGGAGACTGCACGGATTAATGGGCTGCTTGGAAATATTGATGCAAACACTGGTGATCCACAAGTCG GCTGGGACACAGATCAGTTCATGACAGACATCGCAGAGGCCACTTTGGTTATGTCAACTGTAGTTAAGAAT GGTGGACTTGCACCTGGTGGATTCAACTTTGATGCCAAATT GCGGAGGGAAAGTACCGATGTTGAGGACATGTTTATTGCTCATATCTCAGGAATGGATACCCTGGCCCGTGGCCTCCGTAACGTCGCCAAGCTGATTGAG GATGGTTCCTTGGATGAGCTTGTGCGCAAGCGCTACCAGAGCTTTGACAGTGAGATTGGTGCCTTGATTGAG GCCGGGAAAGGAGACTTTGAGACGCTAGAAAAGAAGGTTCTGGAGTGGGGTGAACCCACTGTTCCATCCGGCAAGCAG GAGCTGGCCGAGATGCTGTTCCAGTCTGCTCTGTAG
- the LOC111256412 gene encoding uncharacterized protein LOC111256412, with protein sequence PGLSCGEESGGLPSPHPLSTGEATQDAHDLAVCCCSSARIPTWGAKRARSAIGVPSPPVPPSPDTTPSASSRDWANLSDGPAGLISERLLAADVADYVSFRAACRPWRLCSTDPREHGVLDRRFHPRQWTMLRTKRGSPYRRCFMNVSTGCCRYVHLPELRGHDVFGPTTEGLLVLLDRATCVVRLLNPFTRQAADLPPATALMTQRDLERRRDGGDLAEISGTFLADDCTIAVCFAGITTLAVAKPGDAQWAVVDRGTYLSPAMSFAGRFYCATNRVVMVVETSADDHPPRLAVAAELSRPLSGGS encoded by the coding sequence CCGGGCCTCTCGTGCGGCGAAGAGAGCGGCGGCCTCCCAAGCCCGCATCCCCTCTCCACAGGCGAAGCGACCCAGGACGCTCACGACCTGGCAGTCTGCTGCTGTTCATCCGCACGGATCCCTACTTGGGGTGCGAAGCGAGCACGCAGTGCCATCGGTGTCCCATCGCCTCCCGTCCCGCCGTCTCCCGACACGACTCCCTCTGCCTCCTCGAGAGACTGGGCGAATCTCAGCGATGGGCCCGCCGGGCTGATCTCcgagcgcctcctcgccgccgacgtcgccgaCTACGTGTCCTTTCGCGCAGCTTGCCGTCCGTGGCGGCTGTGTTCCACGGACCCGCGCGAGCACGGCGTCCTTGACCGCCGCTTCCACCCGCGCCAGTGGACCATGCTCAGGACAAAGAGAGGCTCTCCGTACCGCCGCTGCTTCATGAACGTCAGCACCGGCTGCTGCAGATACGTGCACCTCCCGGAGCTCCGCGGTCACGACGTGTTCGGGCCCACCACGGAGgggctcctcgtcctcctcgacaGGGCCACCTGCGTGGTCCGCCTGCTGAACCCGTTCACCCGCCAGGCGGCCGAcctcccgccggccaccgctctGATGACCCAGCGTGACCTGGAGCGACGCCGTGACGGAGGAGACTTGGCGGAGATCTCAGGCACTTTCCTCGCCGACGACTGCACCATCGCGGTCTGTTTCGCCGGGATCACGACGCTTGCTGTCGCCAAGCCAGGCGATGCGCAATGGGCAGTGGTCGATCGTGGCACATACCTCTCGCCAGCCATGTCTTTCGCCGGCCGGTTCTACTGCGCCACGAATCGGGTCGTGATGGTGGTGGAGACCAGCGCCGACGACCATCCGCCGCGgctggccgtcgccgccgagctgTCTAGGCCGTTATCCGGGGGATCATGA